The sequence TCTTATAATTTGCAGCAAAAAAGACTTTATTCGCCAATTAAATAAGCTTTGTTAACAGTGTCTAGGTATAGACAAACACAAATATAAATGAATCTAAAATAGATTAAGTGAATCAAAAATAAGGTATTACAATGAAAAAATTGATAATGTTACTCTGTTGTTCTTGCTTTTCAAGCATGGCCTTTGCTAGTGGTTGTGTTACCCCAGCTGATGCAGCCTCAGATACGGAAATAAAGTTAGAAGGATTTTTTGGTTTCCAATCTGGTTATAGAAATCAGAGAAAATTGTCAGGGACAAGTAAAAATATTACTGATAATAATAAAAATCTTGCATTTTATACTGAAGCTGCTTTTATGGCTACTGTTAAGCAAGAAGTGAATGATATGACAGCTGGAGCTAAAATAGTTTTACTAACAACAACTAAACCCAAACTTTCTGCAGGTTATAATGGTTCTCATATTTTCTTAGAAACAGATTATGGTAAAGTGGAGTTAGGGTCTCCTCATGACGCTGGTTCTAACATGAGTATTACTGCTACTGGAGTTGCGGCAACTGCAGTAGCAGCGAGTGGTTTTGGTTGGGCTAAGTTTGCAGTACTAGATGATGATAATATGAAGTACCAAGGTCTAACGCCAGACTTTGACACTATCCCCGGTATTTTTCACATAAGTTCGTCCTGCAATAGCTTTGATGACATAAGTAGTAAAACAGAGGCGTCTAGAAAAATTTCTTACTATACACCGGAAATGCAAGGTTTTCAGTTTGGTATTTCTTATATTCCTGATTCAGCAAATACTGGTGGTAATCGTGGTCTAAAAAATTTAGATGATAAAGGTTTTAGTAAATTAAGTTCTGGTATAAATAAAGTAACATTACTAGGTGTAAATGGTGCTAAAGGCAATCAGGTGATTATAAATCAGAATGTCAAAGATGCGGTTTCTGCTGGGATATCCTATAAATATGAAATTAATGATGTATCAGTACAAATGGCTGTCACAGGAGAATATGCTAAACCAGCTAGTAAGATTATAGTACTAGATCCCAATGACAATGTATTATCTAGTAATAAGCTATCAAATCTAGCTGCTTACAATTTAGGGGCAGTCTTTACTTATGGTAATGTTTCTTGTGCAGCTTCTTATGGTAGTTTAGGTAAAAGTTTGACTTCAAAAATTTATCATAAAGTTGGTCGTAACACGCAATACTATAATGGAGCAATTGCTTATGGTCAAGGTCCTATGAAAACAAGTGTTTCCTATTTTAGATCGCTAAAGTATAAAAATACTGTTGATACAATAAGTCTTGGTACTCAATATTTAGTAACACCAGGACTATTGCCTTATGCTGAAATATCTTATTTCCAAGCTAAAGGTAAACCAGTTTATTGTGTTGAAGCTCCTAAAACGAAGACTAGAGGTGCTGTTGCTCTTATTGGTGCAAGGCTTAAATTCTAACTTTGTTCTAACACTACAGTTGTAGATTTCAAAAACTAGAAACTATATTGTAAAGAAAATCCTCAAATTTTCTATAATTTATTCAGTCTACAACTGTAGTGCTAAGTTATAAGAACGAACAACCGTCATCGCGAGCCACGAAGTGGCGTGGCGATCCAAAAAGCAGCGGGCTGTTGTGCAACTTTTGGATTGCTTAGTCGTGCTTATGCATTTTTAGCAATGACGTCAATTTACTATGACTCCTCGCAACGACGTCAGTTTGCCACAGAGTAGTTACTTAGCCATTGATTGTTGAGTCCCTTTACCCATAGCAGCATTTTTTATTGCCGATCCTAGATTAACAACACTCTTTGCAGCTTCTCCTACGACTATAGCATTGTTTAAACTACTTTTAACTATAGTACTAACTACCTTGCATAAACATTTTATTACATCCACCACTGCGTTGAGAATTTTATTATTTTTGATATAATTAACAGGTTCCTCAAATATCTTTTCAATTTTCTTCAGTTGATCCTTAGCAAATTTCTCTAGTCGTCCAATTGGGCTGTTCTCGTATTGTTCAGCACTTCTTTGGTCAGCAAAATCTCTTATAGGGGCACCAGGTACTGTTTCATTATATTCTTTATATTCTTTTATATCTTTACTTGCCTTGTCAAATCCTTCTTTAAAATCTTGTAAAAGATTTTGTGCCTTTTCACCTTGAAGTTTGTCCAATCCTTTTAATTGTTTAACACCTTTTAATTCTTTTTCTGCTGCTTCTAAAAGCCCTGCAACTTTGTCCAAAGCTGCATTTATATCTCCTAAAGAATTCGTTTTACTATTATCTAAACCATGTTTCTGCCGATAACCTGGGTCTTGCAGATTTGCCTTAATCTCCTCTTTACTCATAGGCAGAAAAGAATCTAGTTTATTTTTATTTATCGGATCAGTCATAATCTTCTCTATATTTAATTAAAACCTTCAGTGAAAATTCTAGCAGAAAATTTCCTTTATCTCAATCATTAAAAATCTAAATCGGCATAGCATGTTGGTGGTGTAAAACCTGGTATTTTGTCGTGTAATAGAAAACGAAAGCTAGGTCTAGATTTGATGATTGCATACCAATGACGAATAGACGGCCATTTATCCCAGTTAATTTCACCGAAATAATCTAGAACTGATATATGACAGGCAGCAGCTATATCTGCACAGCTTAAGGAATTTGAGGCAATAAAGCTACGTAGCTCCAATAAACTGGACATATAGGTTAAATGGTGTGATAGATTATTTTTTGCTGCCCTAAGAAAATCGGTTCTAGGACCACCTAATTGGCAGGATGACCTTACTATTTTTTCATCGATAATAATTTTTGTTACTTCGCGGTAAAATTTCTCATTAAACCAACTGAGTAATCGACGGATTTCGCATCTAATATTAAATTCTTCGTCCATAAAATTAAAATTTGGATATTTTTCATGAAAATACTCAGTGATCGGATAGATTCCTGCTATAATTAAATTGGATGCCTCTTGTAAGACCGGTATCGTCCCCGCCGGATTTAAAGACAAAAATTCCTGATTCCTCTGCCAGTAATCCTCTTTAACCATAGTAAATTGAACATCTAGCTCTTTTAATAACACCCGAACCTGACGCGACAATGGACAAATAGGATAATGATATAATTTCCTCAATTAACTACCCTTCTTTAAACATTAAACCTAAAATGTACCACATCCCCATCCTGCATTTTATATTCCTTCCCCTCTAAACGCATTTTACCCATTTCTTTGGCTTTTACTTCCCCATTAAACTTTATATAATCCTGATAGCTAATAACTTCAGCCCGGATAAAACCTTTCTCAAAATCAGTATGAATAATCCCGGCTGCCTTGGGAGCCAGCGTACCATTACTAAAAGTC comes from Candidatus Tisiphia endosymbiont of Nemotelus nigrinus and encodes:
- a CDS encoding porin; translation: MKKLIMLLCCSCFSSMAFASGCVTPADAASDTEIKLEGFFGFQSGYRNQRKLSGTSKNITDNNKNLAFYTEAAFMATVKQEVNDMTAGAKIVLLTTTKPKLSAGYNGSHIFLETDYGKVELGSPHDAGSNMSITATGVAATAVAASGFGWAKFAVLDDDNMKYQGLTPDFDTIPGIFHISSSCNSFDDISSKTEASRKISYYTPEMQGFQFGISYIPDSANTGGNRGLKNLDDKGFSKLSSGINKVTLLGVNGAKGNQVIINQNVKDAVSAGISYKYEINDVSVQMAVTGEYAKPASKIIVLDPNDNVLSSNKLSNLAAYNLGAVFTYGNVSCAASYGSLGKSLTSKIYHKVGRNTQYYNGAIAYGQGPMKTSVSYFRSLKYKNTVDTISLGTQYLVTPGLLPYAEISYFQAKGKPVYCVEAPKTKTRGAVALIGARLKF
- a CDS encoding glutathione S-transferase family protein, which encodes MRKLYHYPICPLSRQVRVLLKELDVQFTMVKEDYWQRNQEFLSLNPAGTIPVLQEASNLIIAGIYPITEYFHEKYPNFNFMDEEFNIRCEIRRLLSWFNEKFYREVTKIIIDEKIVRSSCQLGGPRTDFLRAAKNNLSHHLTYMSSLLELRSFIASNSLSCADIAAACHISVLDYFGEINWDKWPSIRHWYAIIKSRPSFRFLLHDKIPGFTPPTCYADLDF